One Paraburkholderia agricolaris genomic region harbors:
- a CDS encoding TetR/AcrR family transcriptional regulator translates to MARTRAPDHETQRDQILELAAAKFAQTSYPSTSMADLAAASGTSKARLYHYYASKEAILFDLLDRYTKRLMLIIAEVEGASQRRGLSERETFAELIRAFLSEYETSHSRHVALLNDVKYLVDTQREVILNRQRDVVAAFARQLARAYPKRATRENQTALTMMVFGMINWTFTWLKPDGRMGYREFAEQVVNMVDHGLSSTEG, encoded by the coding sequence GGCCGCGGCGAAATTCGCGCAGACCAGCTACCCGAGCACCTCGATGGCTGACCTCGCCGCCGCCAGCGGCACCTCGAAAGCGCGCCTGTACCACTATTACGCGAGCAAGGAAGCGATCCTGTTCGATCTGCTCGACCGCTACACGAAGCGGCTGATGCTAATCATCGCGGAGGTGGAAGGGGCAAGCCAACGCCGCGGACTGTCCGAGCGGGAAACCTTCGCGGAACTGATCCGCGCGTTTCTGTCCGAGTACGAGACGTCGCACAGCCGCCACGTCGCGCTGCTCAACGACGTGAAATATCTGGTCGACACCCAGCGAGAGGTCATCCTGAACCGCCAGCGCGACGTGGTCGCGGCGTTCGCGCGGCAGTTGGCGCGCGCCTATCCGAAACGCGCCACGCGTGAAAACCAGACCGCGCTGACGATGATGGTGTTCGGCATGATCAACTGGACGTTCACCTGGCTCAAGCCGGACGGTCGGATGGGCTACCGTGAATTTGCCGAGCAGGTGGTCAATATGGTGGACCACGGATTGAGCTCTACCGAAGGCTGA
- a CDS encoding GNAT family N-acetyltransferase, whose amino-acid sequence MNMITPRAAEPIVAHDRLLQSGGRAPALVRELTAVDRERLLTHFLALGEDDRLLRFGQIVPNHVIENYVRAIDFTRDTVFGVFNSQLQLTGVGHLAYLPAEGDKRTAEFGVSVLESARGRGIGSKLFERAAIRSRNTHVTTLYMHCLSRNSTMMHIAKKAGMKIEYAYGEADAYLTLPPADQSSIIAEMLQEQAAVFDYALKRQARQASKLFESFMPAAEAA is encoded by the coding sequence ATGAACATGATTACACCCCGCGCCGCTGAGCCGATCGTCGCACACGATCGTCTGTTGCAGTCAGGCGGTCGTGCGCCTGCTCTGGTCCGCGAACTCACCGCCGTCGACCGCGAGCGGCTGCTAACCCACTTCCTCGCGCTCGGCGAAGACGACCGCCTCCTGCGTTTCGGCCAGATCGTGCCGAACCACGTTATTGAAAACTACGTCCGCGCGATCGATTTCACGCGCGACACGGTTTTTGGCGTGTTCAACAGTCAGCTGCAACTCACTGGCGTCGGCCATTTGGCGTACCTGCCGGCCGAAGGTGACAAGCGCACAGCCGAATTCGGTGTGTCGGTGCTGGAAAGCGCCCGGGGGCGCGGGATCGGCTCCAAGCTATTCGAACGCGCCGCCATCCGTAGCCGCAATACGCATGTCACCACGCTCTACATGCATTGCCTGTCGCGCAATTCGACCATGATGCACATTGCGAAGAAGGCTGGCATGAAGATCGAATACGCGTACGGCGAAGCCGATGCCTATCTGACGCTGCCGCCGGCGGATCAATCGAGCATCATTGCTGAAATGCTGCAGGAGCAAGCCGCGGTGTTCGACTACGCACTCAAGCGCCAGGCGCGTCAGGCGTCGAAGCTGTTCGAATCGTTCATGCCGGCAGCTGAGGCCGCTTAA
- a CDS encoding Lrp/AsnC family transcriptional regulator — MAKIEIDAIDRRILAILQENGRLSNQEIAERINLSPSPCLRRIRRLEESGVIRGYVALLDPQKLGLDLLAYVNVRLEKRSGPALSPRSGATHADLFRAAVQTWPEVVACHAMTGDMDYLLRVQVEDMAHFSRFVQEQLLHHPSVIDVKTSFSLEKFKETTALPIL; from the coding sequence ATGGCCAAAATAGAAATAGACGCCATCGACAGACGCATTCTGGCAATCCTTCAGGAGAATGGCCGGCTGTCGAATCAGGAGATCGCTGAACGCATCAATCTGTCGCCGAGCCCATGTCTACGGCGTATCCGTCGGTTGGAGGAGAGTGGGGTGATTCGAGGCTACGTTGCGCTGCTCGATCCGCAAAAGCTCGGGCTCGATCTGCTGGCCTATGTCAACGTGCGGCTGGAAAAGCGCAGCGGTCCGGCGCTTAGCCCGCGCAGCGGCGCCACGCATGCCGATCTGTTTCGCGCAGCGGTGCAGACGTGGCCGGAAGTGGTTGCGTGCCACGCGATGACGGGCGATATGGATTACCTGCTGCGTGTGCAGGTCGAGGATATGGCGCACTTTTCACGTTTCGTGCAGGAGCAGTTGCTGCACCACCCGTCTGTGATCGACGTGAAGACGAGCTTTTCGCTCGAGAAGTTCAAGGAGACGACGGCGCTGCCGATTTTGTGA
- the hppD gene encoding 4-hydroxyphenylpyruvate dioxygenase, translated as MQVSTWENPVGTDGFEFIEYTAPDPKALGKLFEQMGFTAVARHRHKDVTLYRQGDINFIVNGEQHSFAQRFTRLHGPSICAIAFRVQDAAKAYQQALEKGAWGFDNKTGPMELNIPAIKGIGDSLIYFVDRWRGKNGAETGSIGNIDIYDVDFEPIPGANPNPVGHGLTYIDHLTHNVHRGRMQEWAEFYERLFNFREVRYFDIEGKVTGVKSKAMTSPCGKIRIPINEEGSDVAGQIQEYLDEYHGEGIQHIALGSNDIYRTVDGLRAANISLLDTIDTYYELVDRRVPNHGEPLDELRKRKILIDGAPDDLLLQIFTENQIGPIFFEIIQRKGNQGFGEGNFKALFESIELDQIRRGVVQDKA; from the coding sequence ATGCAGGTTTCAACTTGGGAAAACCCGGTCGGCACCGACGGCTTCGAATTCATCGAATACACCGCCCCGGACCCGAAAGCGCTCGGCAAGCTGTTCGAACAGATGGGCTTCACCGCCGTCGCCCGGCATCGTCACAAAGACGTGACGCTGTATCGCCAGGGCGATATCAATTTCATCGTCAACGGGGAACAGCATTCGTTCGCGCAACGTTTCACGCGCCTGCATGGTCCGTCGATCTGCGCGATTGCCTTCCGTGTGCAGGACGCGGCGAAGGCTTACCAGCAGGCTCTGGAAAAAGGCGCCTGGGGCTTCGATAACAAGACCGGCCCGATGGAGCTGAACATCCCGGCAATCAAGGGTATCGGCGACTCGCTGATCTATTTCGTCGACCGCTGGCGCGGCAAAAACGGCGCCGAGACGGGCAGCATTGGCAACATCGATATTTACGACGTCGACTTCGAACCGATCCCGGGCGCGAATCCGAACCCGGTCGGCCACGGCCTGACCTATATCGATCACCTGACGCACAACGTCCATCGCGGCCGCATGCAGGAATGGGCGGAGTTCTACGAGCGCCTGTTCAATTTCCGTGAAGTGCGTTACTTCGACATCGAAGGCAAGGTGACCGGCGTGAAATCGAAGGCGATGACCTCGCCGTGCGGCAAGATCCGCATTCCGATCAACGAAGAAGGCTCGGACGTGGCCGGTCAAATCCAGGAATACCTGGACGAGTACCACGGCGAAGGCATTCAGCACATCGCGCTGGGCAGCAACGACATCTACCGCACGGTGGACGGCTTGCGCGCGGCGAACATCTCGCTGCTCGATACGATCGACACGTACTATGAACTGGTCGATCGCCGCGTGCCGAACCACGGCGAGCCGCTCGACGAATTGCGCAAGCGCAAGATCCTGATCGACGGCGCCCCCGACGACTTGCTGCTGCAAATCTTCACCGAAAACCAGATCGGACCGATCTTCTTCGAGATCATCCAGCGCAAGGGCAACCAGGGCTTCGGCGAGGGCAATTTCAAGGCGCTGTTCGAATCGATCGAGCTGGATCAGATTCGCCGTGGCGTGGTTCAGGACAAGGCCTGA